One genomic segment of Dehalogenimonas alkenigignens includes these proteins:
- a CDS encoding histidine phosphatase family protein yields MTRIFIARHAETEWNRLKRIQGGGSDTPLNETGLKQVKCLAGRLANEKLSAIVSSPLGRARATAEAIAREHGQMAVELEHGLREIDAGDLEGRSVTEIGGSLGKLLTAATAEGLPKLPGGESLADVRARAWDVVETLVRRFPDGEALIVTHYFVVLSLVCRVLGLAEGDIRKFRLNTGSLSVIEVDPELNAKLVVFNESCFQVDSQPW; encoded by the coding sequence ATGACACGAATCTTTATTGCCCGTCACGCCGAGACCGAATGGAACCGCCTGAAGCGCATCCAGGGCGGAGGATCTGACACGCCACTGAACGAGACCGGTCTTAAGCAGGTCAAGTGCCTGGCGGGACGTCTGGCAAACGAGAAGCTATCCGCTATTGTATCCAGTCCACTGGGCCGCGCCCGGGCAACGGCCGAAGCTATCGCCCGGGAGCACGGTCAGATGGCAGTCGAACTCGAGCACGGATTGCGAGAAATTGATGCCGGAGACCTGGAGGGACGTTCCGTGACCGAGATCGGCGGCAGCCTAGGAAAACTGTTGACCGCCGCCACTGCCGAAGGCCTGCCGAAGCTGCCCGGAGGCGAATCCCTGGCCGATGTCAGGGCACGCGCCTGGGACGTCGTAGAGACTCTGGTACGGCGTTTCCCGGATGGCGAGGCACTCATCGTAACCCACTATTTCGTAGTTCTGTCTCTGGTTTGTCGGGTACTGGGTTTAGCTGAAGGCGACATCCGGAAATTTCGCCTGAACACCGGCAGCCTGTCAGTTATTGAGGTCGACCCCGAGCTAAACGCCAAATTGGTCGTCTTCAACGAGTCATGCTTCCAGGTAGACAGCCAGCCCTGGTAG
- a CDS encoding TIGR03936 family radical SAM-associated protein: MINTRRFRLLFARGECLKFISHLDMMRLWPRLFRRAGLGIAYSEGFNAHPRLAVASPLAVGWTGEAELMEVWLENPPAVQTALGLLSAVLPEGLTIDQGIFLPLEGPSLQSMMRFAEYRVTLPLDRPAEVINKAVGDLLGQATLEWSHKRDDETRHYDLRTQIDDITVEAFGRDSVNLSMRLKNDPSGSGRPEQVALALGFAQHPMAIHRVRLVLAQDN; the protein is encoded by the coding sequence TTGATCAACACCCGCCGTTTCCGTCTGCTTTTCGCCCGCGGCGAATGCCTGAAATTCATCTCGCACCTGGATATGATGCGGCTGTGGCCGCGGCTGTTCCGCCGCGCCGGACTCGGCATTGCCTATTCCGAGGGCTTCAACGCCCACCCCCGGCTGGCGGTTGCCTCGCCGCTGGCGGTAGGTTGGACCGGCGAGGCCGAACTGATGGAGGTCTGGCTGGAGAACCCGCCGGCGGTCCAGACGGCGCTGGGGCTGCTGTCAGCCGTGCTTCCGGAGGGGCTGACCATCGATCAGGGGATTTTTCTGCCGCTGGAGGGGCCGTCGCTGCAGTCAATGATGCGTTTTGCCGAGTACCGGGTGACGCTGCCGCTGGACCGGCCGGCAGAGGTAATTAATAAAGCCGTCGGCGACCTGCTTGGCCAGGCCACCCTCGAATGGAGCCATAAGCGTGACGATGAAACCCGGCATTACGACCTGCGCACCCAGATCGACGACATCACCGTCGAGGCTTTCGGCCGGGATAGTGTGAACCTGTCCATGCGGCTTAAGAACGACCCTTCCGGTTCCGGCCGCCCTGAACAGGTGGCATTAGCCCTGGGTTTCGCCCAGCACCCCATGGCAATTCACCGGGTGCGATTAGTGCTGGCTCAAGACAATTAG
- the tilS gene encoding tRNA lysidine(34) synthetase TilS, with protein MDLIDKRVLDILRGHSLVSRGDRVVAAVSGGADSVTLLHILHKVKSELGIELHVAHLDHGLRPESAADADYVAALAQDLGLPFTIDRRDVQSYRKKHRLSPEEAARDVRYQFLEETARRTGAASVAVAHTKNDHVETVLLHLLRGTGLTGLVGLKAASEFHSRDVNPLRIIRPLLCLSREEVELYCREHDLSFRADFTNESLTPTRNRIRLELLPMIREHFNPAVDEAISRLSRLAADEVDFIETAAANAIESLVKKNGPVVAIDKSGLGGLHPALRRAVLRRLLVAALGSPKDIEAVHIEDMLEIASGGAGRSIDLPGGLAFSAGYSEVLLGRDLNALTLLPTIEGAHPLNIPGVTDIDGWRVVASIKDSVTENPPEKEASPYAQSLDFGAAGGELMVRARRPGDCFVPLGMGAEKKLKDFFIDAKIPQDRRSRVPIVVNPRQIVWVAGCRLDERVKVSPATARILRLEFERRSA; from the coding sequence ATGGACTTGATTGACAAAAGAGTTCTTGACATCCTCCGCGGTCACAGCCTGGTGTCCAGGGGTGACAGGGTGGTGGCAGCGGTCTCCGGCGGTGCCGATTCGGTCACCTTGTTGCACATATTACATAAAGTCAAAAGCGAACTCGGAATTGAGCTGCATGTTGCTCACCTGGACCACGGGCTGAGGCCGGAATCCGCCGCCGACGCCGATTACGTCGCCGCCTTAGCCCAGGACCTCGGCCTGCCATTCACCATCGACCGGAGGGATGTTCAGAGTTACCGAAAGAAGCACCGGCTCTCGCCGGAGGAAGCCGCGCGCGACGTCCGCTACCAGTTTCTGGAAGAAACGGCCCGACGAACCGGCGCCGCCTCTGTGGCCGTAGCGCATACCAAAAATGACCACGTGGAAACAGTGCTGCTGCACTTGCTCCGGGGCACCGGACTGACAGGCCTGGTGGGGCTGAAAGCTGCCAGCGAATTCCACTCTAGGGATGTTAATCCGCTGCGTATCATCCGGCCGCTGCTTTGCCTGTCGCGTGAAGAAGTTGAACTCTATTGCCGCGAACACGACCTGTCATTCCGCGCTGACTTCACTAATGAATCGCTAACCCCGACACGCAACCGCATCAGGCTTGAACTATTGCCCATGATCCGTGAACACTTCAATCCGGCCGTTGACGAGGCAATATCTCGTTTGTCGAGACTTGCCGCCGATGAGGTTGATTTCATCGAAACGGCAGCCGCGAACGCCATTGAAAGCCTGGTAAAGAAGAACGGCCCGGTCGTGGCTATCGACAAGTCCGGCCTGGGCGGCCTTCACCCCGCCCTGCGGCGCGCCGTACTGCGGCGGCTGCTGGTGGCGGCGCTGGGGAGTCCTAAAGACATCGAGGCGGTCCACATCGAAGACATGCTGGAGATCGCCAGCGGCGGTGCCGGCCGCAGCATAGATCTTCCCGGGGGTCTGGCGTTCTCCGCCGGCTATTCGGAAGTGTTGCTCGGCCGCGATTTGAATGCTTTGACCCTGCTGCCGACGATTGAAGGCGCGCATCCGCTGAATATTCCCGGGGTGACGGATATTGACGGTTGGCGGGTTGTCGCGAGCATTAAAGACTCGGTCACCGAAAACCCGCCGGAAAAAGAGGCGAGTCCATACGCCCAGTCATTGGATTTCGGCGCTGCCGGCGGCGAACTGATGGTACGCGCCCGACGGCCGGGGGACTGTTTCGTGCCGCTGGGTATGGGCGCTGAAAAGAAGCTCAAGGACTTCTTCATCGACGCCAAAATTCCACAAGACCGGCGATCCCGCGTTCCCATCGTTGTCAACCCTAGACAGATCGTCTGGGTGGCGGGCTGCCGCCTCGACGAACGGGTCAAAGTCTCACCGGCGACGGCGAGAATTTTAAGGCTGGAATTTGAGCGCCGTTCCGCCTAA